From a region of the Streptomyces sp. NBC_01454 genome:
- a CDS encoding VOC family protein produces MKMQGIAWNAIVTEEFDKTVAFFKDVFGLPATVEHPGFVQFPQAGGGVLEVFADGNTPPFGFNGGVAFGFRVEDIEAASAELASAGAELLGGITRLDNGKACRFFRGPDGHVYGLDEAP; encoded by the coding sequence ATGAAGATGCAGGGCATCGCCTGGAACGCGATCGTCACCGAGGAGTTCGACAAAACAGTGGCGTTCTTCAAGGACGTCTTCGGCCTCCCCGCAACGGTCGAGCACCCCGGTTTCGTGCAGTTCCCCCAGGCCGGCGGCGGCGTCCTGGAGGTGTTCGCGGACGGCAACACCCCGCCGTTCGGCTTCAATGGCGGCGTCGCATTCGGCTTCCGCGTCGAGGACATCGAGGCCGCCTCCGCTGAACTGGCCTCTGCCGGCGCCGAACTCCTCGGGGGGATCACCCGGCTCGACAACGGCAAGGCCTGCCGCTTCTTCCGCGGCCCGGACGGTCACGTCTACGGCCTCGACGAAGCACCCTGA
- a CDS encoding MarR family transcriptional regulator, with protein sequence MGDVTLFEASLLARLDRDGPDHPGTLSASEGVRPQAMATTLAALEERGLVSRRRDAADGAARW encoded by the coding sequence GTGGGGGACGTGACCCTCTTCGAGGCGTCACTGCTGGCCCGCCTGGACCGCGACGGCCCCGACCACCCAGGGACGCTCTCCGCCTCGGAGGGAGTGCGCCCGCAAGCCATGGCGACCACCCTTGCCGCGCTCGAAGAGCGCGGCCTGGTGAGTCGCCGGCGGGACGCCGCCGACGGCGCCGCTCGGTGGTGA
- a CDS encoding class I adenylate-forming enzyme family protein, translating to MTPRFHDLVPAPLRRTWAAEGHCPDLDLYSLFRARRIARPHDTAVIDAKGEISYADLDRRARGLAAGLARTCIGPGDTVGVQLPNSREAVAADLALAALGAVVLPFPVGRGGREAASLLGRSGARAVIAATAHRGITHAREPAALGRRAGAGGELPALHTVIAAGPGPAPEGCLSLEELLDTEADGFRPARPDPDAAARILVSSGSEAEPKMVAYSHNALAGGRGNSLASLLRAGTPPRCLFLVPLASAFGSSGTAVTLARHGGCLVLLDRFTPDAALEAIRAHRPTHVMAVPTMVRMMLDRPAAEHERPAAPTALVLGGSALDAATREEARRAFGCAVVNLYGSADGVHCHGGLAGPAGPETGPGIVVGRPDPGVCEIRIAPLQGGDAGDAGEILARGPMTPLCYVGAPELNMRYRTADGWVRTGDLGRFTDDGSLRVVGRLKDIVIRGGANVSPAEVEGALSSHPDVRDVLCVGVPDPLMGERLAACVVPRPGRTPALESLCAHLDGRGLERRKHPEHLLLLTGDLPLTPAGKPDRAALRARAADAFPADRTRAG from the coding sequence GTGACACCCCGGTTCCACGACCTCGTCCCCGCTCCGCTGCGCCGCACCTGGGCCGCCGAAGGACACTGCCCCGACCTGGATCTGTACAGCCTGTTCCGGGCCCGGCGGATCGCCCGCCCCCATGACACCGCCGTGATCGACGCCAAGGGCGAGATCAGTTACGCGGACCTGGACCGCCGGGCACGAGGTCTGGCCGCGGGACTCGCCCGCACCTGCATCGGGCCGGGCGACACGGTGGGTGTCCAACTCCCCAACAGCAGAGAGGCGGTGGCGGCCGACCTGGCCCTTGCCGCGCTGGGCGCCGTCGTCCTGCCGTTCCCCGTCGGGCGCGGCGGGCGGGAGGCGGCGTCCCTGCTCGGCCGTTCCGGTGCGCGGGCCGTGATCGCGGCCACCGCGCACCGTGGCATCACGCACGCACGGGAGCCGGCCGCACTCGGCCGCCGGGCCGGGGCCGGCGGCGAACTCCCCGCGCTGCACACGGTGATCGCGGCCGGCCCCGGTCCGGCCCCTGAGGGCTGTCTGTCGCTGGAGGAACTGCTCGACACCGAGGCGGACGGCTTCCGGCCCGCGCGTCCCGACCCGGATGCGGCCGCCCGCATCCTGGTGTCCTCCGGCTCCGAGGCCGAGCCCAAGATGGTGGCGTACTCCCACAACGCGCTCGCGGGCGGCCGCGGCAACTCGCTGGCGTCACTGCTGCGGGCGGGCACTCCACCGCGCTGTCTGTTCCTGGTGCCGCTGGCCTCGGCCTTCGGCAGCAGCGGCACGGCGGTGACCCTCGCCCGGCACGGCGGCTGCCTGGTCCTGCTCGACCGGTTCACCCCGGACGCGGCGCTGGAGGCGATCCGCGCCCACCGGCCCACCCATGTGATGGCCGTGCCCACCATGGTGCGCATGATGCTCGACCGGCCGGCGGCGGAGCACGAACGGCCCGCCGCCCCCACCGCGTTGGTGCTCGGCGGTTCCGCACTCGACGCGGCCACCCGCGAAGAGGCCCGCCGGGCCTTCGGCTGCGCCGTCGTCAATCTCTACGGTTCCGCCGACGGCGTCCACTGCCACGGCGGTCTGGCCGGGCCGGCCGGGCCGGAGACCGGTCCGGGGATCGTGGTGGGCCGGCCCGACCCCGGTGTCTGCGAGATCCGGATCGCTCCCCTCCAGGGCGGCGACGCGGGTGACGCGGGTGAGATCCTCGCCCGCGGCCCGATGACCCCGTTGTGCTACGTCGGCGCGCCCGAGCTGAACATGCGCTACCGCACGGCCGACGGCTGGGTCCGCACCGGGGATCTCGGCCGGTTCACCGACGACGGCAGCCTGCGCGTGGTCGGCCGCCTCAAGGACATCGTGATCCGCGGCGGCGCGAACGTCAGCCCCGCCGAGGTCGAGGGCGCGCTCTCCTCCCATCCGGACGTACGGGACGTGCTGTGCGTCGGCGTCCCGGATCCGCTGATGGGGGAACGCCTCGCGGCCTGCGTCGTTCCCCGTCCCGGCCGGACGCCGGCGCTGGAGAGCCTGTGCGCGCATCTGGACGGGCGCGGGCTGGAACGCCGGAAGCACCCGGAGCATCTGCTGCTGCTCACCGGAGACCTGCCGCTCACCCCGGCCGGCAAGCCCGACCGTGCGGCACTGCGGGCCCGGGCCGCCGACGCGTTCCCCGCCGACCGGACCCGGGCCGGCTGA
- a CDS encoding CoA transferase yields the protein MRPLEEVDLRVSGPAALTAPSLRTLRALGAGVEALPAAGAADAPSGPARFAATGRRLGRVTAHAVWADVLPAADAADEATVQAATGMMHVHGRRDGAPRGLAVDYAATCASVLSVQGLLAGLLGRARGVSGAVELCTGADRAALLTLSQYLAAANAPEAEAVPSAPGGPPFTASCGTPFELEALEPGPWARFWRALGAPEDAIRAGWRPFQFRYATACAPLPEALQETARAASWARVRQAADASGAEVCALHSPAGHPDSHSGGPWTVTPRDVPGGAPAGRTPPPAALPLAGLTVLEAGRRVQAPLAAHLLGLLGADVLRIEPPGGDPLRGMPPCCTEVSARWLALNRGKRAVEIDIKSRAGQEELRELAAGASVFLHNWAPGKAEQFGLDAERLASVNPGLVYAYTSGWADRPPPGAPMGTDFMVQARTGVGEVARPDGEPPAPSLMTLLDVLGGLLGAGAVLAGLLLRERAGCGVRVESSLLGAAELLTAPALDRAAAGGALRRPAGFRRPLRAADGWLAPSDDAAHAAAAAFPDLRNVPAAQAVAALRTRGLSTTTVTTDLAALPSDPRVSAALTRDTHGSLAVPSPWRFL from the coding sequence ATGCGACCGCTGGAGGAGGTGGACCTCCGCGTCTCGGGACCGGCCGCACTGACCGCACCGTCGCTGCGCACGCTGCGGGCGCTCGGTGCCGGCGTCGAGGCGCTGCCGGCCGCCGGGGCCGCGGACGCGCCGTCCGGCCCCGCGCGCTTCGCGGCCACCGGCCGCCGGCTGGGCCGGGTCACCGCGCACGCCGTCTGGGCCGATGTGCTGCCGGCGGCGGACGCCGCCGACGAGGCGACCGTGCAGGCCGCCACCGGAATGATGCATGTGCACGGCAGACGCGACGGGGCTCCGCGAGGGCTCGCCGTGGACTACGCCGCCACCTGTGCGTCGGTGCTCTCGGTGCAGGGCCTGCTGGCCGGGCTGCTGGGCCGGGCCCGCGGTGTCAGCGGCGCCGTGGAGCTGTGCACCGGGGCCGACCGGGCCGCGCTGCTGACGCTGTCCCAGTACCTCGCCGCGGCGAACGCCCCGGAGGCGGAGGCCGTGCCGTCGGCCCCCGGCGGCCCGCCGTTCACCGCCTCCTGTGGCACGCCGTTCGAACTGGAGGCGCTGGAGCCCGGCCCCTGGGCACGGTTCTGGCGGGCGCTGGGCGCACCCGAGGACGCGATACGCGCCGGCTGGCGCCCCTTCCAGTTCCGTTACGCCACCGCCTGCGCGCCCCTGCCGGAAGCACTGCAGGAGACCGCGCGTGCCGCATCCTGGGCGCGGGTGCGGCAGGCCGCCGATGCCTCGGGCGCCGAGGTATGCGCCCTGCATTCGCCGGCGGGACACCCGGATTCGCATTCCGGCGGGCCGTGGACCGTCACGCCGCGGGACGTGCCGGGCGGCGCGCCGGCCGGCCGCACCCCTCCCCCGGCGGCGCTCCCCCTCGCCGGTCTGACGGTGCTGGAGGCGGGCCGCCGGGTCCAGGCGCCGCTCGCCGCCCATCTGCTCGGCTTGCTCGGCGCGGACGTCCTGCGCATCGAACCGCCGGGCGGGGACCCGCTGCGCGGTATGCCGCCCTGCTGTACGGAGGTCTCGGCTCGCTGGCTCGCCCTCAACCGGGGCAAGCGGGCCGTCGAGATCGACATCAAGTCCCGTGCCGGACAGGAGGAGTTGCGGGAGCTGGCCGCCGGTGCGTCGGTGTTCCTGCACAACTGGGCGCCGGGCAAGGCGGAGCAGTTCGGGCTGGACGCCGAGCGGCTCGCGTCGGTCAACCCGGGCCTGGTGTACGCGTACACCAGTGGCTGGGCGGACCGTCCGCCGCCCGGTGCCCCGATGGGCACCGACTTCATGGTGCAGGCCCGTACCGGCGTCGGAGAGGTGGCCCGCCCCGACGGTGAGCCGCCCGCGCCCTCGCTGATGACCCTGCTCGATGTGCTCGGCGGGCTGCTCGGCGCGGGAGCGGTGCTGGCCGGTCTGCTGCTGCGCGAGCGCGCCGGGTGCGGGGTGCGGGTGGAGTCGTCGCTGCTGGGCGCCGCGGAGCTACTCACCGCGCCGGCTCTGGACCGCGCCGCGGCCGGCGGGGCGTTGCGCCGCCCGGCCGGTTTCCGCCGTCCGCTGCGGGCCGCCGACGGCTGGCTCGCTCCGTCCGATGACGCCGCCCACGCGGCTGCCGCCGCCTTCCCCGATCTGCGGAACGTCCCCGCGGCGCAGGCGGTTGCCGCCCTGCGCACGCGGGGTCTGTCCACCACCACCGTCACCACTGATCTGGCCGCGCTGCCGTCCGACCCGCGGGTGTCCGCAGCCCTGACCCGCGACACCCACGGCTCCCTGGCCGTCCCTTCGCCCTGGAGGTTCCTGTGA
- a CDS encoding acyl-CoA dehydrogenase family protein gives MNPMNPEQGTTRTEAPAQADRPARPASGRPHCPPELIPLRDRVERFVGERVMPCEPFLDGGGPDARTALRTLQQEAKAAGLWALPQPAEFGGQGLPLAQYAHLAEAEGASDHGPAALGSAPLLDVLMLGRHASAPLRERLVRRIVAGELRTCYAMTEPETPGTDPAQTATRAEAGPDGSWTLHGRKWFISGAGEADLVTVLARTGGTDGDEELSLLLVPTTTPGFRVLRELPVLGAGGQWEIALDGVTVPRDHLIGARGQALRIAGERLGLGRTLRCLRWLGQAERAFGLMCARARTRTQRSGPLADRQLVQQLVFDSLLALRTTRPLVHEAVAELAAGGSARLETGLAKVAAARMLQQVTDAAIQVHGAAGLGPDTALPALFRTGRAARLLDGPDELHIASVARRVLRDHPAAPGVTSCPAPPAR, from the coding sequence GTGAACCCCATGAATCCCGAGCAGGGCACGACACGCACCGAGGCCCCCGCGCAGGCGGACCGGCCAGCGCGCCCCGCGTCCGGGCGGCCGCACTGCCCGCCCGAGCTGATCCCGCTGCGCGACCGGGTCGAACGGTTCGTAGGGGAGCGGGTGATGCCCTGCGAGCCGTTCCTCGACGGCGGCGGCCCGGACGCCCGGACCGCGCTGCGCACCCTCCAGCAGGAGGCGAAGGCAGCCGGACTGTGGGCGCTGCCACAGCCCGCCGAATTCGGTGGCCAGGGACTGCCGTTGGCCCAGTACGCGCATCTCGCCGAGGCCGAGGGAGCCAGCGACCACGGCCCCGCCGCCCTCGGCTCGGCGCCGCTGCTCGACGTGCTGATGCTCGGCCGGCACGCAAGTGCCCCGCTCCGGGAGCGACTTGTGCGGCGCATCGTGGCCGGCGAGCTGCGTACTTGTTACGCGATGACCGAGCCCGAAACCCCCGGCACCGACCCCGCGCAGACCGCGACCCGCGCCGAGGCCGGCCCCGACGGAAGCTGGACCCTGCACGGCCGGAAGTGGTTCATCTCCGGCGCCGGCGAGGCCGACCTGGTCACCGTGCTGGCCCGCACCGGCGGGACGGACGGCGACGAGGAGCTGTCCCTGCTGCTGGTGCCCACCACCACGCCCGGCTTCCGGGTGCTGCGCGAACTGCCGGTCCTCGGCGCGGGCGGCCAGTGGGAGATCGCCCTCGACGGCGTCACCGTGCCCCGGGACCATCTGATCGGCGCGCGCGGCCAGGCCCTGCGGATCGCCGGGGAACGACTGGGCCTGGGCCGCACCCTGCGCTGTCTGCGCTGGCTCGGACAGGCCGAGCGGGCCTTCGGCCTGATGTGCGCCCGGGCCCGCACCCGCACCCAGCGGTCCGGCCCGCTGGCCGACCGTCAGCTCGTACAGCAGCTGGTGTTCGACTCCCTGCTGGCCCTCCGCACCACCCGGCCACTGGTCCACGAGGCGGTGGCCGAGCTCGCGGCGGGCGGCTCGGCCCGGCTGGAGACGGGACTCGCCAAGGTCGCCGCGGCCCGGATGCTGCAACAGGTCACCGATGCCGCGATCCAGGTGCACGGCGCGGCCGGCCTCGGGCCGGACACCGCACTGCCCGCACTCTTCCGCACCGGCCGCGCGGCCCGGCTGCTCGACGGCCCCGATGAGCTGCACATCGCCTCGGTGGCCCGCCGGGTGCTGCGCGACCACCCGGCGGCCCCCGGCGTCACATCGTGTCCGGCTCCACCAGCCCGGTGA
- a CDS encoding sugar ABC transporter permease — MRKAEGVVGAAGGASGEADWAGRAWAAVLERVAGTADEVGARFPLYADPRTGAWKTTARGSWTGGCWAGLLWLRALSAGAPEDRAAAARCTERLGYWAEQDTSTRGLVLWYGTALAAGPGGDEAAAALRDRAARACLAAYEPEWGVVPWGGAFGGPRLLARADGVPGLVPLLAGAPGGGRAAAHGHLTRHLALCLAEDPPRPAWQARPDGTWAACAEPAPGWSRTAGWLLLGIADGLSHLPESGLWEAAGRLVALRTAPGAALVPPAQDGPAGAGHAPGPPDTSAAAIEAVAALKLAALARAAGRGAEGDRLSHWGRRILHRLSVAHLSPSGALRDGCYDAARGLATRHELVWGDFFFAWGLALLTGLVEPDTM, encoded by the coding sequence AGGGCGTGGTGGGGGCGGCGGGCGGCGCGAGTGGCGAGGCCGACTGGGCCGGGCGGGCGTGGGCGGCCGTTCTGGAGCGGGTGGCCGGGACGGCGGACGAGGTCGGTGCGCGCTTCCCGCTGTACGCGGATCCGCGGACCGGTGCGTGGAAGACCACCGCGCGGGGTTCGTGGACGGGCGGCTGCTGGGCCGGGCTGCTGTGGTTGCGCGCGCTGTCCGCGGGCGCTCCGGAGGACCGGGCGGCGGCGGCGCGCTGCACCGAGCGGCTCGGGTACTGGGCCGAACAAGACACGTCCACCCGCGGGTTGGTGCTCTGGTACGGCACGGCACTGGCCGCCGGGCCGGGCGGCGACGAGGCGGCGGCCGCGCTGCGGGACCGGGCGGCACGGGCCTGTCTGGCCGCGTACGAACCGGAATGGGGCGTGGTGCCGTGGGGTGGCGCGTTCGGTGGTCCGCGGCTGCTGGCGCGCGCGGACGGCGTGCCGGGGCTGGTACCGCTGCTGGCCGGTGCGCCGGGTGGCGGACGGGCCGCCGCCCACGGGCATCTGACCCGGCATCTGGCACTGTGCCTGGCCGAGGATCCGCCCCGGCCGGCCTGGCAGGCCCGGCCGGACGGCACCTGGGCGGCGTGCGCCGAGCCGGCACCGGGCTGGAGCCGTACGGCGGGATGGCTGCTGCTGGGGATCGCGGACGGCCTCTCGCACCTTCCGGAGAGCGGGCTGTGGGAGGCGGCCGGGCGGCTGGTGGCGCTGCGGACGGCGCCCGGTGCGGCCCTCGTCCCGCCGGCCCAGGACGGCCCGGCGGGCGCGGGGCACGCACCGGGCCCGCCGGACACCTCCGCCGCCGCGATCGAGGCGGTGGCGGCGCTGAAGCTGGCCGCCCTCGCGCGGGCGGCCGGCCGCGGGGCCGAGGGCGACCGGCTGTCGCACTGGGGACGGCGGATTCTGCACCGGCTGAGCGTGGCGCATCTGTCCCCCTCGGGCGCGCTGCGCGACGGCTGCTACGACGCCGCCCGCGGCCTGGCCACCCGCCATGAGCTGGTCTGGGGAGACTTCTTCTTCGCGTGGGGGCTGGCGCTGCTCACCGGGCTGGTGGAGCCGGACACGATGTGA